TCGTCCTTACTTGATAAGCTCCACTGTTTCAGCATACATGGGGAAGGGAGACTTGGCCTCTTGAGCGCTTTTCTCCAGAGCGTTACCACATTCAATAAAGGACACCACGGCGTCCAGGTAGTAAACTGCCTTCTCAAAACGGtccaactgaaagaaaaaacaaaacagacagagcAAAAATAGAATCAGTGTTGGTTAGTGATCATGTACCAGTCAAATATCGGATTTCCTCGTCAGACTGTTGGAGCTGCTGAGAGCAAAATGCTGTTCACATGACATCGATTTGGCAACCTCAGACATTGTATAACTGATGTGTTTGTATGTGACTTAGTGTGGATTCCTCTTTTCATTACATTACTGCGGCTTGTTTGTGTTAGCCTTTGCACACCAGCCACACAAATAGATATATCATTGTTAGAACTAAATTAAATGTTACTGCTAAAATTTTAAGCAATAGGACAAGTGCATTTGATTGCATCATGACTATATTCTATACTagtgttgcattttatttataaaaaataaaaagagcaagaactaaaataatatatatatataattttaagtGGTAATGTAATGCAGCAAGGAAGGAGATTTGATAATACCCATGTAAGCAACCAATTCCAGACCTGCAGTTAAATATAGCCACCTGCTCATCTCACTGACCAGGTAACACAccatgtgttttttcttctggcTTTTGGAAATCATGCTCAAAAAGTGAGAGCACAGAGAGACTGGAAACTGAACACAGGGCAAATTTCCCAGtcaatacagggggtcctcgacgTACAtcggagttccgttcctactgATCTACGCAAGTCGATGTTCCCCATAAGTCAGAACTCCgatgaaaatgcaaacaaagccaCGAGGTGCATCACTAAATCGATCaactcttcagaaaagtcatgaataccaacgactttcatgcacgtacgagtcattttacaagaaggtAACAGAACATTGTAAcggactgatattgttgtttatGATGAGGTTTTCATGTTTATTGTTCCGTTCGAGATTTACCCAACGTCAGTGAACTCgtcatgtttagttagctcacctgtgtgtgtgtgtgtgtgtgtgtgtgtgtgtgtgtgtgtgtgtgtgtgtgtgtgtgtgtgtgtgtgtgtgtgtgtgtgtgcgcgtatCAAGCGATAGAGAGCTGGGAACGGTGGCTAATTCTTGAGTTAAGTTATAgggtttttgtagttattttggcgTTGGCCCACAGTAGCGTGTGCGAAGGTTCAATAAAcgaccagagaaccagataaagtcgctaaattcattcatcacagagggtcactaaaacatgttgcactgtttttgcaACTTGACCGGTGTTTCGCCCTGTTCCAAGCGATTTATTTTGTCTAacttcacttccatggagatggctttccttttcttctaaTCACTGCCATcggaagagtctgacttacgttTGGGAACCATAATGAAGGGCCAAAAGTTAGCAAATGTGCCACAATCCAAGGTGACGTACAACCaatgaatgtaaacaaaaccgTCTTATGtcgcgtgacgacgtattcgtcCACTGCACTCGTCcactagttccacataaccagcTCCGATGTAACGACAAAACACCGTAGGTCGATGTCATAAATCTGTACCCCCTGTACTATAAATACTGTGCAGTCACATCATATAAATTGTGTTCCTGTAGTATTAAGCTTCATGTAAAGCATCACCAGGATGTTCTTTCACATTCAGGTGCAGACCTTGTTGTTAAACAGTGCTCTCCTTTCACTGCTTTGCATGCAACAAATGACACCATTGCATCTCAGTTACACCACTAAACAGTGATTGAGGTTTTGCTCTTACCAGTGCATCTGCGTTGTGTTTAAGCTTCTTGGCCTCTTGTAAGTAGTGATCTGCTGAATGGACCCTGAAACAAAAATTATTAGCAGGTCAAACCAATCTCATTACCTCTGAAAGAAGCACAGTAATTTAACAGAAACACTGTCACGACTCACTTTCTACATAAATCTCCTCTAAGCACAGAAACATTAAAGCGCACATAAAAACATTCTCTAAACTCCTTAAATATCTCTTCTACCattaaatcaaactgaaacaaaagatgcaaaaataataagCAAGACGCTGTTGCTTCTTTACCACAGCATGAAAAGGACAGAGATTCCCAGCAGAGTGCcttttaaaatggaaatttaCATAATCTTTCTGGCATGCAGGCACATCTATTCATGACCTCCCCAACCTCCTACAGCTTTATGCATCAAAGGCAACCCTAGATCCCCACAGCAGTTCTTTCTCTGTGTCCCGCTGAGGGGTTATCCACAGTGGAAACAGCTCCTCTTACCTGTCCTCAAACACCAGCTTAGATCTCTGAGACTTGGAGCCGTCCGTGGAGAGCAGAGGCACAGCCAGCTGGTTATCGCAGCCCTTTGAGGATTTCTCCTGCAGAAACAGCAAGAGAGAGGGAATAAAGTTTCAAGAAAAAAGAGGCTAGTTTTTTGAAGTAAACgataaaatggagaaaaaggtGAGTGTAAAGTCAGGAGCTGGAAATGTATTGCGTTCTGTGGATGCTCAAATATAACACAGAACACAATTTCAGTGAGTAGCAGCTGGTTATGCAGAGGGTCTAAATGCTTGATTTGTGACTGGAATTATATCAAAAACTTGCATTCCatagcattttatcaaatatgTACATAAAGTACATTCCCTCCCATCAATCAAACTATATTTTCGTTCGCTCTCACTCTTCCCACAGCAAcaacttttttccccccctctctctccatgCTCGTTTTGTTATTGAAGTTCCTCGAGGGAAACATAACAGCACAGTTGGTGAGATCAAAGTTTGCACTCACGCTTCACAGTATCCACACTGTTTGCCAGGTATTCACGCAGACAGCAAATGTTTGGTGATAAGGTTACTCACACCCACCTTGCCATCACGTGTGCTGCGTCCCTTGTCCTCTCCTTTTCTGTGTTTGGAGGTGGAGCTGCCCTTGGTGCTGTGGCTCACCTCTTTTCCGCTTCCCGTCCCGCTGGACAGCGAGGTGGACGACTGGCTGACTGTCCTTTTCCGACTCAGATGCTCTGGCTTCGGCGTCCGCTGCGCAACTGACATGGAAGGAGAAGGGACCGGCTCCTCTTTCTTTTCCAAAGACCTCTTGGACCTGGCAGGATTTCAGTCACCATTAGATTACATGTATTTTTGCGTCATTTAAATGGGCCCGCTTCGGCAGTAGCACTACTGCTGCtcaatataataaaatattaacattcAAAGATTAAACATTAACATTCCAGGTGATCCAAAAGAACACAgcagacatgtagaataaaagtgAACAGGTGCAGCTTGAAGAGGCGGAGACGTAATAAATAAGCCATGTCGCTGAGCTTTTATGTTTTGACTTAATGATGCTGCTCATTAGAGTTTATTGGGTTTATTTTGTGAATTCGAAGATTAGTGGAACAGACATCTGGCAAGCTTAATTTTGCTTAAGCAAAGGGGAGCACTATTGTTGCACCAAGAGTGCCAAGTGTTCCTGGAGTGCAGGGGGTTTTACTGTGAATGATAATCaggacaaagaagaagaagaagaagaatactCACTCtttactgctgtttttatgGTGAGATAGAGACTTGTCCTCTAGTTTGCAGCGCTTGCTCTCTGGTTTGGTGCCTTCCTCATCGTTCTaaagttaaaggaaaaaaaacaattaaaagtaaAGCACATTAAAAGAATATTCAGACATATTGGTTGGTTAACTGTccctgatttattttaaattaaaacctAGCAGTACAGTACACCACTCTGcacttaacatttttttctaagcCACTGTTGCATCCAAAGATATCCTGCCACTTAGactttaattttctttctcTGGTTGTTTCACGGCtatggtttttttaaaaaaaagcacaatcatCTACTGGCAGAAAATCCAGGTCTGGATCTCTaccaaaatgtaatcaattgttccttggcTTGAAAGCACTTTCTGGCTTTAATGGAAATCTGGTTGTCGGGGTACTGTAAGAGATATTACGCTGAAAAAGGGACACTCAGAGAAGTTCCTGCATTTTACTCTGCTTGAAGggagaaataaaatcaaatggaatgtatttaacagaaaaaaaaccccagaaatTTCCTCTACCTTGTGTTTCCTCTTGGCCTTGCTCGAGCTTTTTTCAGAGCTCTGCTTGCTGAAGTCTTTGCCGTCTCTGTCTAGAGAGTCGTCCCTCTCCACTTTTATCTCTACAGGCTCCTTGTAGGGCCGCCCTGGGATCCGAGACAGCAAGCTGAGATCTATAGGAAATGGGAAGGAAAGGGAAGGGTAGAGCATGCTTTAATTTGGTCCAAAGTAAAGAAAACCTTGAGTGGAGCGTGGACTCcagccacaaaacacaaagtgagaaTTTGTATTACATTACTGGAACACTTATGAGAAATTCCGACTAACCTATCTTAACTAGcaaaacctgctgctgaggtTGCCTTGCAGAGTAGCGCTCCTCTGGGTCACTGAGCGGAGATAACAACTCTTTCTCTTCCAttggagaaaacacacacacggggGTCCTGATGCTCTCTGTGTATTTTGGTGTCTGTGATGATGATGGGATGCTGTCATTCTCCTCAGAGTCTGACGATGAAGAGTCTGTATCAACAAATTCTCGAGACTTCTGGGAAGTTTTAGTGGGTGCCTTGGCCTTGCGTTTATCTGCGGTGGTGGTGACGGCAGCTGCGGTGGGCCGCGGAGAGGATTTGGGCTCTTTTTTGATGCTTGGTTTGCGTGAACCCTTGGTGGCAGCTTTCTGCCGATGAGAAGGTATCTCTGGAGCCGGCTCGCTCTCCACTCTCAGACCTCCCTTGGGTTCTTCTACGACAGGAGGCTTCTCGGATTTTTTAGGTTGCTTTTTACCCACACGGATTCGTGGGTTTGCGGCGCCTTCGCTCTGGGCCGGGGATTTTTGTCGGCCACGGCTACCCTCGGGGCCTTTTTGCGCTGCCCGTAGGTCCCTGCTTGGGGTGGGTGCTGCAGAGTCTTTTGAGCCCCCTCCCTGGCTACCATAGCCACGCCCTGAGCTgttatctctctctttcttgcaCTTGGGTGGAACATTGTTGTCCACTGGAGAGGGGGAGAACTGCTTAGTCTTCTTGAACCAGTTGTCCAGCTGCCACTTGTTGGCCATGGGCTGTTCAGGCTGGAGGaacaggaaaacacagaataaagcAACTGAGTTATTGAGGGAAAATTATGTATTGTGCAACATAAACCTTACTCAAATATAAAAGACAATCttaaaaatctgtcttttgGCCAGAAGTAAGAGCAGTTAATGTCATATGAGTCCAAAATACAGTTAGCAGCAGTTTGTGCCATTGTGAAAACTGGTTGATTCAATCAATACTAAGGAGCTCTACAGCTCTATACAAAGGTACGGTTAAATGATTACTTCAGGAGAGGCAGGTCGGGGATGCTCGTTGGCTTCGCTGTCGGTCGTGCTGCTTTCGCTCTCACTGTCGGAGCCCGAGCTGCTCTCTGAGCCGCTGTGGCTACTGGAGTCATCCCTCGATTGCTCGGCTGCTTCACTGTTATTGCTGTTGATAGACAGGAGAAAGTCAAACTGCGTTAAATTACGTGCAAAAGATGTAGAGCACACACTCAGTTATGCTTTACACAAGTATACGTAGTAACGACTGCATTAGTGTCGTTAACGATCGCAAGTGTTCTCTCTCAAAGTTAGCAGGAAATCGCTCAATGTCCAGGTGCTTTGCAAAGACCAATACAATGATATTTTCAAGGACACTTTGTAGGATTGCTGAGGATTTTTCTTAGCGACATATCAGCAAAAGAAAGATGTGTGTTGATGCATTCTTTTAAGAAAGGTAGCATTTACAGCaccttttgtctttctttggcATGTTCCTCCTCCTTAGCTTTTATTGCTAAAATACTGTTCTTTACTTTTACATTTCACTTCACTGTGCGACTGAACTGGTGATTCCAATTTAATTTCCAAGGCCACATAagatataaaatgacagaaagtacAAAAAGCTACTGAAGTTAtgcctcatttttttccccaagatAAAGAACGTGATATGGCAAACACCTCGAAATACAATGCTAGGCAATATAAAATAACTCTGGCCTCAAAGCTTTAACTTGGATCACTTAAATCCTTTTGACAGTAGCAGTAAAAACTCCCCATTCAAACATcataaaagtacattttcaCTGCTCTGTGCTTTACCTTGCTGATGTGTTCCTTGAGGCATTCTTGGCAGAGTCCTGTTCTCCATCACTGTCCTCACTGCTGCTTAGCTTCAGGTCATCCTCCAGCATACTGAGtgaataaaacataatttaatctttgttttctatttaaGGCAGTGTAATTGCAGCAGATCAGGCCTGCTTGGATTACTTTGGGTTTCCTGGTCCTTCATAAATTCTAGGTTTTGTACGCTCTGTTGTCAGTTTACACTGGAAAACTAAATATGTGCCccatgatgaaaaaaaaaaaaacagtttaaaaaaaccaAAGGTGAAGCACTTACGTGGGCTGGTCATCACAAGCTTTGGACTGGTGGCTGCTGGAGCTTTTGGACGAACTGCCTCGTtctgtaacacacacaaaaaagacacataaatatACTTACATAagaaatatagcaaaaataaataaatcatcttTTGTGAAATTGATGCTATACTTACTGTGTCCACTTGGAAAAGGGTGAGAGTcctgaggtaaaaaaaaaacaacaaaaagaaaaaaaaattgattttcaaGAACCTGTTTGTTTTCATCCTACATCATAAACCTTGTCTGTAAAATATGATAACATTTAATACTTTAAGTAACTGAAATACCAccaaattcagtaaaaaaaaaattaaaaaaatccttgAACCATCAAACAGTGAATCAACAAaaactgcttcttttctttttaaagtcacAACCAGATAAGGTTTCTCTGGATTGATAGCATGCGCTCTGTAAAGTTTATTTGCACCAAACAAAGGCGATAAACAAATAATTATGCTTTATTAATTCCTGAATGCACatcattatttaaattaaacagttAACGCAGTCATCATTGAAACGCTGACCTTGGTCGGGAATGGAAACTTGGAGGGTTCTGTTTTGCAGGGGGTGTGGATCGCAGTCAGCGGAGGGGGCCACGACTGAGTCATTTCCTGAattaaaggaggaaaaaaacacacacgcagagcaaaaaaaatgcacaaattagATGTAAAGTGTGAGTCATGCAAAACGTTCCTTCAGTTATATGAAGCAGTCGTCTTTTCTCTAAACACTCGCGATGACCTGCTGGCCTGACAGACCGAGCGTTTAACAGAACACAATTACATACGTACCTTCAGAATTTCGTCGACACAGTTTGCATCTCCGGATCCCTAAAGACACAAACACCATGCTTAGCAGATGTGTTCATAAACAACTTGATCTCTGTACAACAGGTGAGAGGTGGCTTCCATTTTAAGCATCGTGAGTCATCCTATATGGATTGTATGAGGCCTAGGAGTTCATTCAGTTCACATGAAAAACACTGAGGTCATTCAACGTGGTTATTAAGCCATCATAATCATAGCATATGCTTCAAACAGAAATGCCACTTTTCCACAGTTAGTTTGTGAAGTCTACAAGCAATTTATGTCCAGATAAATAGATTCAGTCTGTCCTAAAAGAGTCGCGTGGCCCCTATAAACACTCAAACAGGCTGTTTGCTGTAATCATTCCACATGTTTATATTGGCTATTAAGAGGTCCCTTTCTAATGCATATACAGTGTGAGTGATGAGGGGCAAAACACAGGCCAACTCCTGTGCAAAAATACATGCAGCAGTTCAACCAAAGCTAACACGACACTTACGTAGTCTGTTGGTTGCTTTGGTACAAATTTGTCCCATTGTAACGGTATAAAAACAGGACATTTTGgactaaaaaagacaaacttgaTTTCACTAAATAGCTAGCTTCAGGATTTCACAAAAAgggttgacatttttgtcccttAACACCCATATTGTGACAAATATCTTTAGGATCAgtaggaaaaaaagaatgaTCACAGCAAGTAAGACCTCATGCAAAAAGAGCAATTGACTATAGTCTTAAGAGAGACCTCACAAATGTAATCCTGATTTttaagtggcaaaaaaaaaaaaaaaaaaccacacagaacacacatTGAGTGACAAACATAAATTGCGGGGTTCACATTAAACTACTGATAGAGAGATTAAAGGCCGGTCGACGGGTAAAGCATTACCTCCACAGGTTGTGAGGGGATCTTGAGTTTAGACAGCGAGGCCTTCCCGTTGGACTTCATCTCTCCCATGGTGCTGCTGTGCGACTGTCCGCTGTAGCTTTCTGCTTGCGAGCTCTTAGGTTCTGCCGTTTCCTGGCCATCCATAGGCCGCACATAGGCTGTGGGCTTTTGCAGCATGGAGCTGGGCTTGGACATAAGAGACGGGGGAAAGGCCTGACTTGAGTGCTGTCCACTGGGGAA
This genomic stretch from Acanthochromis polyacanthus isolate Apoly-LR-REF ecotype Palm Island chromosome 17, KAUST_Apoly_ChrSc, whole genome shotgun sequence harbors:
- the aff4 gene encoding AF4/FMR2 family member 4 isoform X3, translated to MLGNYDEMKEPIGDTFSKIKPSNSSSSSEEKSGPPLFGDQRSGSSGGSSQTNKWTPVGPAAGGPSSQSQKRSGLQGGHSSQRSNGGSSGSSNSSQRGEVREKKSSKHSGGSEHSKSHTSSPAKGSLSSSSSHSRSSLSAEQHHNKERYRSKSPRDREPNWDSPSRVHTSFPSGQHSSQAFPPSLMSKPSSMLQKPTAYVRPMDGQETAEPKSSQAESYSGQSHSSTMGEMKSNGKASLSKLKIPSQPVEGSGDANCVDEILKEMTQSWPPPLTAIHTPCKTEPSKFPFPTKDSHPFPSGHKRGSSSKSSSSHQSKACDDQPTMLEDDLKLSSSEDSDGEQDSAKNASRNTSASNNSEAAEQSRDDSSSHSGSESSSGSDSESESSTTDSEANEHPRPASPEPEQPMANKWQLDNWFKKTKQFSPSPVDNNVPPKCKKERDNSSGRGYGSQGGGSKDSAAPTPSRDLRAAQKGPEGSRGRQKSPAQSEGAANPRIRVGKKQPKKSEKPPVVEEPKGGLRVESEPAPEIPSHRQKAATKGSRKPSIKKEPKSSPRPTAAAVTTTADKRKAKAPTKTSQKSREFVDTDSSSSDSEENDSIPSSSQTPKYTESIRTPVCVFSPMEEKELLSPLSDPEERYSARQPQQQVLLVKIDLSLLSRIPGRPYKEPVEIKVERDDSLDRDGKDFSKQSSEKSSSKAKRKHKNDEEGTKPESKRCKLEDKSLSHHKNSSKESKRSLEKKEEPVPSPSMSVAQRTPKPEHLSRKRTVSQSSTSLSSGTGSGKEVSHSTKGSSTSKHRKGEDKGRSTRDGKEKSSKGCDNQLAVPLLSTDGSKSQRSKLVFEDRVHSADHYLQEAKKLKHNADALLDRFEKAVYYLDAVVSFIECGNALEKSAQEAKSPFPMYAETVELIKYTMKLKSYMAPDATSADKRLAVLCLRCQSLLYLRLFKLRKDSALKYSKTLTEHLKNSLSNTQAPSPGMGNKAAGMPSPVSPKLSPGTAGGYSSVSSSSSTSSSVTIPQRIHQMAASYVQVTSNFLYATEVWDQAEQLSKEQKDFFLELDKVMGPLIFNTSSMTELVRYTRQGLHWLRLDAKLIP
- the aff4 gene encoding AF4/FMR2 family member 4 isoform X2, translating into MNREDRNVLRMKERERRNQEIQQGGGEAFPANSPLFPEPYKVSKEDKLSSRIQSMLGNYDEMKEPIGDTFSKIKPSNSSSSSEEKSGPPLFGDQRSGSSGGSSQTNKWTPVGPAAGGPSSQSQKRSGLQGGHSSQRSNGGSSGSSNSSQRGEVREKKSSKHSGGSEHSKSHTSSPAKGSLSSSSSHSRSSLSAEQHHNKERYRSKSPRDREPNWDSPSRVHTSFPSGQHSSQAFPPSLMSKPSSMLQKPTAYVRPMDGQETAEPKSSQAESYSGQSHSSTMGEMKSNGKASLSKLKIPSQPVEGSGDANCVDEILKEMTQSWPPPLTAIHTPCKTEPSKFPFPTKDSHPFPSGHKRGSSSKSSSSHQSKACDDQPTMLEDDLKLSSSEDSDGEQDSAKNASRNTSASNNSEAAEQSRDDSSSHSGSESSSGSDSESESSTTDSEANEHPRPASPEPEQPMANKWQLDNWFKKTKQFSPSPVDNNVPPKCKKERDNSSGRGYGSQGGGSKDSAAPTPSRDLRAAQKGPEGSRGRQKSPAQSEGAANPRIRVGKKQPKKSEKPPVVEEPKGGLRVESEPAPEIPSHRQKAATKGSRKPSIKKEPKSSPRPTAAAVTTTADKRKAKAPTKTSQKSREFVDTDSSSSDSEENDSIPSSSQTPKYTESIRTPVCVFSPMEEKELLSPLSDPEERYSARQPQQQVLLVKIDLSLLSRIPGRPYKEPVEIKVERDDSLDRDGKDFSKQSSEKSSSKAKRKHKNDEEGTKPESKRCKLEDKSLSHHKNSSKESKRSLEKKEEPVPSPSMSVAQRTPKPEHLSRKRTVSQSSTSLSSGTGSGKEVSHSTKGSSTSKHRKGEDKGRSTRDGKEKSSKGCDNQLAVPLLSTDGSKSQRSKLVFEDRVHSADHYLQEAKKLKHNADALLDRFEKAVYYLDAVVSFIECGNALEKSAQEAKSPFPMYAETVELIKYTMKLKSYMAPDATSADKRLAVLCLRCQSLLYLRLFKLRKDSALKYSKTLTEHLKNSLSNTQAPSPGMGNKAAGMPSPVSPKLSPGTAGGYSSVSSSSSTSSSVTIPQRIHQMAASYVQVTSNFLYATEVWDQAEQLSKEQKDFFLELDKVMGPLIFNTSSMTELVRYTRQGLHWLRLDAKLIP
- the aff4 gene encoding AF4/FMR2 family member 4 isoform X1, whose product is MASQSGNMNREDRNVLRMKERERRNQEIQQGGGEAFPANSPLFPEPYKVSKEDKLSSRIQSMLGNYDEMKEPIGDTFSKIKPSNSSSSSEEKSGPPLFGDQRSGSSGGSSQTNKWTPVGPAAGGPSSQSQKRSGLQGGHSSQRSNGGSSGSSNSSQRGEVREKKSSKHSGGSEHSKSHTSSPAKGSLSSSSSHSRSSLSAEQHHNKERYRSKSPRDREPNWDSPSRVHTSFPSGQHSSQAFPPSLMSKPSSMLQKPTAYVRPMDGQETAEPKSSQAESYSGQSHSSTMGEMKSNGKASLSKLKIPSQPVEGSGDANCVDEILKEMTQSWPPPLTAIHTPCKTEPSKFPFPTKDSHPFPSGHKRGSSSKSSSSHQSKACDDQPTMLEDDLKLSSSEDSDGEQDSAKNASRNTSASNNSEAAEQSRDDSSSHSGSESSSGSDSESESSTTDSEANEHPRPASPEPEQPMANKWQLDNWFKKTKQFSPSPVDNNVPPKCKKERDNSSGRGYGSQGGGSKDSAAPTPSRDLRAAQKGPEGSRGRQKSPAQSEGAANPRIRVGKKQPKKSEKPPVVEEPKGGLRVESEPAPEIPSHRQKAATKGSRKPSIKKEPKSSPRPTAAAVTTTADKRKAKAPTKTSQKSREFVDTDSSSSDSEENDSIPSSSQTPKYTESIRTPVCVFSPMEEKELLSPLSDPEERYSARQPQQQVLLVKIDLSLLSRIPGRPYKEPVEIKVERDDSLDRDGKDFSKQSSEKSSSKAKRKHKNDEEGTKPESKRCKLEDKSLSHHKNSSKESKRSLEKKEEPVPSPSMSVAQRTPKPEHLSRKRTVSQSSTSLSSGTGSGKEVSHSTKGSSTSKHRKGEDKGRSTRDGKEKSSKGCDNQLAVPLLSTDGSKSQRSKLVFEDRVHSADHYLQEAKKLKHNADALLDRFEKAVYYLDAVVSFIECGNALEKSAQEAKSPFPMYAETVELIKYTMKLKSYMAPDATSADKRLAVLCLRCQSLLYLRLFKLRKDSALKYSKTLTEHLKNSLSNTQAPSPGMGNKAAGMPSPVSPKLSPGTAGGYSSVSSSSSTSSSVTIPQRIHQMAASYVQVTSNFLYATEVWDQAEQLSKEQKDFFLELDKVMGPLIFNTSSMTELVRYTRQGLHWLRLDAKLIP